From Acinetobacter suaedae, one genomic window encodes:
- the mrdA gene encoding penicillin-binding protein 2 has protein sequence MKQHFPLKNMQQEKRIYKGRIFFAMFVVATFLLLLLCRYAYLQIIHYDDFTTASDKNRIRLQPLPPARGYIYDRNGILLADNYPVFTATLSRADVSDIEDTLERLIPVLSLTQEDVDRFKSRVKTARKTERIAIKLNLNEADIAKFSEVKYAFPGVKIETQMTRYYPFGELFAHVIGYVGRINDRELKAIDKDLYAGTNLIGKIGVEKSYEELLHGHPGYESVEADAHGNVLRKLGRKDPTRGNDLYLSLDYGLQTIASEQLAGRRGAIVAMDPRTGEILALVSSPSFNPNLFVTGISYNDYGSLRDNPDQPLFNRAVQGVYPPGSTIKPMFGLGGIHYGLVDWNTAISDPGYFSLPGDSHRFRDHKKSGHGLVNMHKAQIVSCDTYFYVLSYRMGIEKMNEWMRQFGFGEKTGIDLPSESSGLYPSPEWKMRTRNAKWLKGETISVSIGQGAFTATPLQLAMATAITANQGAHVTPHVLRETKGTKQFDVHNAPDGQIQFNGTLDDWIRMREAMVDVIQSGTGRGIKSGLQYSIAGKTGTAQVKSIAQGKRYNEAALSERQRDHGLFVGFAPADNPEIAIAVVWENGRSGGAATQIARPIFDYWLLKRKTAPLRPANHQISGGLMTAGIKPGELPSGNVSTTAPVTSTEQPTQPADGISE, from the coding sequence ATGAAACAGCACTTTCCTTTAAAAAACATGCAACAAGAAAAGCGCATTTATAAGGGTCGAATTTTCTTTGCAATGTTTGTCGTTGCAACTTTTTTATTATTATTACTTTGTCGCTATGCATATTTACAGATCATTCATTACGATGATTTTACAACAGCATCAGACAAAAATAGAATTCGTTTGCAACCCCTACCACCTGCGCGCGGTTATATCTATGATCGTAATGGCATTTTATTGGCAGATAACTACCCTGTCTTTACAGCAACACTCAGTCGAGCCGATGTCAGTGACATTGAGGATACCTTAGAACGTCTGATCCCTGTATTAAGTCTGACACAAGAAGATGTGGATCGTTTTAAAAGCCGTGTCAAAACTGCCCGAAAAACTGAACGTATCGCCATCAAGCTCAATTTAAACGAAGCCGATATTGCAAAATTTAGTGAAGTCAAATATGCATTTCCTGGGGTAAAAATCGAAACGCAAATGACACGCTATTACCCGTTTGGCGAATTATTTGCGCACGTCATAGGTTATGTTGGACGTATCAATGACCGAGAGCTAAAAGCGATCGATAAAGACTTATATGCGGGGACGAATCTAATTGGAAAAATCGGCGTAGAAAAAAGCTATGAAGAGCTTCTCCACGGACATCCTGGCTATGAATCAGTCGAAGCTGATGCACACGGGAATGTGCTTCGTAAGCTAGGCCGCAAAGATCCGACTCGCGGCAATGATTTATATTTATCCTTAGATTATGGTTTACAGACCATTGCATCAGAACAATTGGCTGGGCGACGTGGTGCTATTGTCGCCATGGATCCTCGTACTGGTGAGATTTTAGCTCTCGTTTCTAGCCCAAGCTTTAACCCTAATCTGTTCGTCACCGGCATTAGTTACAACGATTATGGGTCATTACGTGACAACCCTGATCAACCATTATTTAACCGTGCAGTACAAGGTGTATATCCTCCTGGGTCAACCATTAAGCCAATGTTTGGCCTGGGCGGCATTCATTATGGTTTAGTAGACTGGAACACAGCAATTTCCGATCCTGGTTATTTCTCACTACCGGGAGATAGCCACCGCTTCCGTGACCATAAGAAAAGCGGTCATGGACTGGTCAATATGCACAAAGCTCAAATCGTTTCTTGTGATACCTATTTCTATGTCTTGTCTTATCGTATGGGCATTGAGAAAATGAATGAGTGGATGCGCCAATTCGGTTTTGGTGAGAAAACAGGAATTGATTTACCTAGTGAAAGCTCTGGTTTATACCCAAGCCCGGAATGGAAAATGAGAACCCGAAATGCCAAATGGTTAAAAGGTGAAACCATTTCTGTGAGTATTGGACAAGGTGCCTTTACAGCGACACCACTGCAATTAGCAATGGCAACTGCGATTACTGCCAATCAGGGTGCACATGTTACCCCTCATGTCTTACGTGAAACAAAAGGCACAAAACAATTCGATGTTCATAATGCACCAGATGGACAAATTCAATTCAATGGCACATTAGATGATTGGATCAGAATGCGTGAAGCAATGGTCGATGTCATTCAATCTGGTACAGGTCGAGGTATCAAAAGCGGTTTACAATATTCAATTGCTGGTAAAACAGGTACGGCCCAAGTTAAAAGCATTGCCCAAGGCAAACGATATAACGAAGCAGCACTCTCTGAACGTCAGCGCGATCACGGTCTATTTGTTGGTTTTGCTCCCGCTGACAACCCCGAAATTGCGATTGCTGTGGTTTGGGAAAACGGTCGAAGTGGTGGTGCAGCAACACAAATCGCGCGCCCGATCTTTGATTATTGGTTACTCAAACGCAAAACTGCACCTTTACGGCCAGCCAATCATCAAATCAGCGGAGGCTTGATGACTGCTGGTATCAAACCTGGTGAACTACCAAGTGGCAATGTATCCACTACTGCACCTGTAACGTCAACCGAACAGCCAACTCAACCTGCCGATGGAATTTCAGAATAA
- the rsmD gene encoding 16S rRNA (guanine(966)-N(2))-methyltransferase RsmD yields MKNQLRIIGGEWKRRVLPFASIDGLRPTPDRVRETLFNWLMWDIQNAQVLDLCSGSGALAFEALSRGAAKVVMIEPDATQARYLKDNIQVLKAQNCQLIISTAQQALKKLNDQFDVVFLDPPYSLDLWQELSILADPLIKENAYIYVEADRELSQIQLPVSWQKIKETKAGLVRAALYQKKI; encoded by the coding sequence ATGAAGAATCAGCTACGTATTATTGGTGGAGAATGGAAACGACGCGTTTTGCCATTTGCCAGTATCGATGGTTTACGCCCCACACCAGATCGTGTGCGGGAAACATTATTTAATTGGTTAATGTGGGATATTCAAAATGCACAAGTGTTAGATCTATGCAGTGGCTCAGGCGCACTTGCTTTTGAGGCACTGTCACGCGGTGCAGCAAAAGTTGTCATGATTGAGCCAGATGCAACTCAAGCACGTTATTTAAAAGACAACATTCAAGTGCTGAAAGCACAAAATTGCCAATTGATAATTAGCACTGCTCAACAAGCACTGAAAAAACTAAATGATCAATTTGATGTTGTGTTCCTCGATCCTCCTTATAGCCTAGATTTATGGCAAGAGCTATCAATATTGGCAGACCCCTTGATCAAAGAAAACGCTTATATTTATGTCGAAGCTGACCGTGAGTTATCTCAAATCCAATTACCAGTTTCATGGCAAAAAATAAAGGAAACCAAAGCTGGATTAGTGCGAGCAGCGTTATACCAAAAGAAAATTTAA